A region from the Wolbachia endosymbiont of Folsomia candida genome encodes:
- the holA gene encoding DNA polymerase III subunit delta — MRITPSKVRKFLERPEALSGVLIHGSDNNRVNFYVREIIASLSGYSVQVMDFVAVNKSPGLLLSELANVSMFTGKKLIKLINVSGNISKELKSVLDSNTGTRDNYVMLIADDLSYNSTIKSYMESSKIFGVVACYKDSNSNLHDIISGYLKQSDVKYTNEAIYHLQSYFNHNKLHIYSELEKLVLYLGERKDLKLVDVESCFSTSGNNYATLDNLCSAIASKDIAHFIKISDTLIEQENFSPIALIRIISNYFLRLENVLLLMQGGAKEQDAIDQLSPPLFFKQLQSFKSHLKNFQLSELKKILEHLINLEITCKKTGLSHKMLFEQAICEMVPHYKYH, encoded by the coding sequence ATGAGGATCACACCATCTAAAGTTAGAAAGTTTCTAGAGAGGCCTGAAGCTTTAAGTGGTGTGTTAATCCACGGAAGTGACAACAATAGGGTTAATTTTTATGTACGGGAAATAATTGCGAGTTTGAGTGGTTATTCAGTTCAGGTAATGGATTTTGTGGCGGTAAATAAGTCACCTGGTTTACTCCTTTCTGAATTGGCAAACGTTTCAATGTTTACCGGCAAAAAGTTAATTAAGCTAATAAATGTAAGTGGGAACATATCCAAAGAGTTAAAAAGCGTATTGGACTCTAATACTGGTACTAGAGATAATTACGTAATGCTGATAGCAGATGACCTTTCATATAATTCTACAATTAAAAGTTACATGGAGAGCTCAAAAATTTTTGGTGTAGTTGCTTGCTATAAGGATAGCAACAGTAATCTTCATGATATTATCTCGGGCTATTTGAAACAAAGCGATGTAAAATACACAAATGAGGCAATCTATCATCTGCAGTCTTACTTCAACCATAACAAGTTGCATATATATTCAGAGCTTGAAAAGTTGGTGTTATATTTGGGAGAAAGAAAGGATCTGAAACTCGTTGATGTGGAGTCATGTTTTTCAACTTCTGGCAATAACTATGCTACACTTGATAACTTATGCTCTGCTATAGCAAGTAAAGATATAGCTCATTTTATTAAAATTTCTGACACATTAATAGAGCAAGAGAATTTTTCACCAATAGCGTTGATTCGTATTATATCAAATTATTTTCTGCGTCTTGAAAACGTTTTGCTATTGATGCAAGGTGGAGCAAAAGAGCAGGATGCAATTGATCAGCTGAGTCCACCATTATTTTTTAAACAATTGCAAAGCTTTAAGTCTCATTTAAAAAATTTTCAACTTTCAGAACTTAAGAAAATCTTGGAACATTTGATAAACTTAGAAATTACGTGCAAAAAAACTGGCTTGAGCCATAAAATGCTTTTCGAGCAGGCAATTTGTGAAATGGTTCCGCACTATAAATACCATTAA
- a CDS encoding aminoglycoside phosphotransferase family protein, protein MIDTALVRRLVETQFPQFRGLHIRPVATSLSGWDNKTFHLGEHMLVRMPSAEKYAMQVEKEQKWLPRLAPLLPLSIPEPLAMGKPGEGYQWRWSIYRWIDGEIAASANIADQCDFATSLAQFLIALQSIDTTDGPLPGQHNFYRGGALMTYYTEVRQAIAVLKGKIDIGTATELWEAALETTWQCSPVWFHGDVSAGNLLVQEGKLSAVIDFGMMGIGDPACDLTIAWTLLRGKNREAFRGRLPLDAGTWARGRAWTLWKALIVAAGIRPTNAVEAAQTLYTIDEVLADYRCKP, encoded by the coding sequence ATGATAGACACAGCACTCGTGCGCCGCTTAGTGGAGACCCAGTTTCCACAATTTAGAGGTTTACATATAAGGCCAGTCGCAACCTCTCTCAGCGGATGGGACAATAAAACATTTCACTTGGGCGAGCATATGCTTGTGCGCATGCCAAGTGCTGAGAAGTATGCAATGCAGGTGGAAAAGGAACAAAAGTGGTTGCCTCGATTGGCACCTTTACTGCCTCTTTCGATTCCAGAGCCTTTGGCAATGGGAAAACCAGGTGAGGGCTACCAATGGCGATGGTCCATCTATCGATGGATTGATGGTGAAATCGCTGCGTCTGCAAACATAGCTGATCAGTGTGATTTTGCAACCAGCCTTGCTCAATTCCTCATTGCTTTACAAAGCATAGATACGACGGATGGACCTCTGCCAGGACAGCACAATTTTTATCGTGGAGGAGCACTAATGACATACTATACTGAAGTACGGCAGGCAATTGCTGTACTCAAGGGTAAGATCGATATCGGTACTGCAACCGAGCTCTGGGAAGCAGCGCTTGAGACTACCTGGCAGTGTTCGCCAGTGTGGTTCCACGGCGACGTCAGTGCAGGAAACTTGTTGGTGCAAGAAGGGAAGTTGAGCGCCGTCATTGATTTCGGAATGATGGGGATTGGCGACCCAGCTTGCGATTTGACAATCGCCTGGACGCTGCTCAGAGGAAAAAACAGGGAAGCATTCCGCGGAAGGCTTCCCCTTGACGCCGGTACATGGGCACGTGGTCGCGCTTGGACCTTATGGAAAGCATTAATCGTTGCAGCAGGTATTAGGCCCACAAACGCTGTTGAAGCTGCGCAAACTCTGTACACTATTGATGAAGTGCTTGCAGATTACAGGTGTAAGCCTTGA
- a CDS encoding disulfide bond formation protein B: MSENSKTPVIFLLSSAAALIIAYILEYFFNMLPCKLCTYERVIHYIAGLIAIACILKNNKILIYMIFCSYIIGAVISFYHIGLEFHWFYDVVGCTEQTSANASVEELRNNLLNPNYSPSCDRPYYILGLSLATWNLIYSLAFLFISGKVYTERKKSK, encoded by the coding sequence ATGTCTGAAAATTCTAAAACCCCTGTAATCTTCTTGCTTTCTAGCGCTGCTGCGCTGATTATCGCATATATATTGGAATATTTTTTCAATATGCTACCATGCAAGTTATGTACATATGAACGTGTGATTCACTACATTGCAGGACTAATTGCAATAGCATGCATACTTAAAAACAATAAAATTCTGATTTATATGATATTTTGTAGTTACATCATAGGTGCTGTAATATCTTTTTATCATATTGGGCTTGAGTTTCATTGGTTTTACGATGTCGTTGGATGCACAGAGCAAACAAGTGCAAACGCTAGCGTAGAAGAACTAAGAAATAATCTATTAAATCCTAATTATTCTCCATCTTGCGATAGACCTTATTATATTTTAGGCCTTTCTTTGGCAACGTGGAATTTAATCTATTCATTAGCATTTCTGTTCATATCAGGCAAAGTGTATACAGAGAGAAAAAAATCTAAATAA
- the fmt gene encoding methionyl-tRNA formyltransferase translates to MRIIFMGSPEFAVSALILLLKSDNVMVGVYTKAPKPSGRGQKLTKSPVHIIAEENNIEVCTPISLKSSVEQERFKNFKPDVAVVSAYGLILPQEILNTPKYGCINIHPSLLPRWRGAAPIQHTILAGDQETGVSIMKLDEGLDSGPILKQEKFPVEKNDNYEVLHEKLSELGGNLLLNILNEIEKYIPIKQNDNDACYADKVEDYKIYASDTCEIAYRKIKAFYPKAFIKIENKRIRILDADFEINTHSASKQGEIINDNMHISLKGGTLIPKVVQMEGRNSCSIEDFIRGLKSSVVKKIIE, encoded by the coding sequence ATGAGAATTATCTTCATGGGATCACCGGAGTTTGCTGTTAGTGCGTTAATCTTATTACTCAAATCAGATAATGTGATGGTAGGGGTATATACAAAAGCTCCGAAGCCTTCTGGTCGCGGGCAAAAGCTGACAAAATCTCCTGTACATATTATTGCTGAAGAAAACAATATAGAGGTATGCACTCCTATTTCTCTAAAATCCTCAGTAGAGCAAGAAAGATTTAAAAACTTCAAACCTGATGTTGCAGTTGTGTCTGCATATGGATTAATACTTCCACAAGAAATTTTAAATACTCCAAAGTATGGGTGTATCAACATTCATCCTTCATTATTGCCAAGGTGGCGTGGTGCAGCTCCAATTCAACACACGATCTTAGCTGGAGATCAGGAAACTGGTGTAAGCATTATGAAATTAGATGAAGGGTTAGACTCTGGCCCTATTTTAAAACAGGAAAAATTTCCTGTTGAAAAGAATGACAATTATGAAGTGCTACATGAAAAATTGTCTGAACTAGGTGGTAATTTACTACTTAATATATTAAATGAAATTGAAAAATATATTCCTATAAAGCAAAACGACAATGATGCATGCTATGCTGATAAAGTAGAAGACTATAAAATTTATGCAAGCGATACTTGTGAAATTGCTTATAGGAAAATTAAAGCGTTTTATCCAAAGGCATTTATCAAAATAGAAAATAAACGCATCAGAATACTTGATGCTGATTTTGAAATAAACACACATTCAGCTTCAAAGCAAGGTGAGATTATTAATGATAATATGCACATAAGTTTAAAAGGTGGCACTTTAATTCCTAAAGTTGTACAAATGGAAGGCAGGAACTCATGTAGTATTGAAGATTTTATTCGTGGCTTGAAATCGAGCGTGGTAAAAAAAATCATAGAATAG
- the rplT gene encoding 50S ribosomal protein L20, whose product MARVKRGVTTHARHKKILKLAKGYRGRAKNCYRTALQRVEKALQYAYRDRRNRKRDFRGLWIIRINAAVREHGLTYGRFIHGLTLAGIEINRKILAEMAVNYKDDFAKLVETVSGKLAENS is encoded by the coding sequence ATGGCTCGTGTAAAACGTGGAGTCACTACCCACGCTCGTCATAAAAAAATATTGAAACTAGCAAAAGGTTATAGAGGGCGTGCAAAAAATTGTTATAGAACTGCATTACAAAGAGTTGAAAAAGCATTGCAATATGCTTACAGAGACAGAAGAAATCGTAAACGCGATTTTCGTGGTTTATGGATAATACGTATTAATGCAGCAGTAAGAGAGCATGGGCTTACTTATGGAAGATTTATCCATGGACTTACACTTGCTGGAATCGAGATAAATAGGAAGATCCTTGCTGAAATGGCTGTTAATTATAAGGATGATTTTGCTAAATTAGTGGAAACTGTAAGCGGTAAGTTAGCAGAGAATTCTTGA
- the rpmI gene encoding 50S ribosomal protein L35 encodes MKKIKLKTKSSVKKRFRLTAKGKVIAPQSGKRHGMVKRSKSNIRNQRGTTILGKSDSRIVKLYIPYGL; translated from the coding sequence ATGAAGAAAATAAAATTAAAAACCAAGTCTTCTGTAAAAAAGCGTTTTCGTCTTACAGCTAAGGGTAAAGTTATTGCTCCTCAGTCAGGGAAGAGACATGGAATGGTGAAGAGAAGTAAATCTAATATTCGTAATCAGCGCGGTACAACGATTCTTGGCAAATCCGACTCGCGCATAGTTAAACTTTATATACCTTATGGTCTTTAA
- a CDS encoding PAS domain-containing protein: MGAYTGKERRIANVVAQHWSDIKGDRLWPGIDEIDTSEIMESWQNCFIIAVEDQGYICENAGEKAIEFYGFEKKMRIDNKYAIDAPFLRLYKVDSVIDKFDTIVDSKCPINEEEESESVKMRQVLLPLGNKDKITHILGVITFKLV, translated from the coding sequence ATGGGAGCTTATACCGGCAAAGAAAGAAGAATAGCAAATGTAGTTGCTCAACATTGGAGCGACATAAAAGGTGACAGACTCTGGCCAGGAATAGATGAGATAGATACTTCTGAAATAATGGAGTCTTGGCAAAACTGTTTTATCATTGCAGTTGAAGATCAAGGCTATATTTGTGAGAATGCAGGAGAAAAGGCTATTGAATTCTATGGTTTTGAGAAAAAAATGCGTATTGATAATAAATATGCGATTGATGCACCATTTTTGCGATTATATAAAGTAGATTCAGTTATTGATAAATTTGATACTATAGTAGATAGTAAATGTCCAATTAATGAAGAAGAAGAAAGCGAAAGTGTTAAAATGAGGCAAGTACTCCTGCCACTTGGCAATAAAGATAAAATTACTCATATATTAGGTGTAATTACATTTAAGCTTGTTTAA
- a CDS encoding TrkH family potassium uptake protein, whose amino-acid sequence MENQQHLQVLRSITFIIGIFLLLFSFTMIIPMVINKYLSFEWKNFLAGFIITSAFGVAFIFLGKLNKLHGMSAIFMITSCTWIVSSLFAAIPFYLSNLSYVDALFEAISGITTTGATVFNNIEEQSPGILLWRAMLHGIGGLGIITIGIAVFPSFKILSLNNLLYSEYSDATKKRLPHTRSVVIHITAIYYSLILLCIFFYYLAGMSLFDAICHGMSTVSTGGFANYSNSIGHYNNPMLEVITIIFMILGSLPFLSYLKIIRRLDICHDEQVSYFIRIVIISSLFTYFWLYKNVDLGAALSFRYSTFTATSLVTSTGHTICNHINWSFVSVLAFFLTFVGGCSGSASGGIKIFRMIVLLRSIRNYFHLLLNSDADDRVKFNGRTLENDEIHSVFVFFAIYILTFTVSSIVMSYLSNADFITSISSVSAMLTNSGPGFSSLIGPSGNYSSFSSEVKLLLSALMLLGRLEILPIYFCAYSLFSKK is encoded by the coding sequence ATGGAAAATCAGCAACATTTGCAAGTTCTGCGCTCAATTACATTCATTATTGGAATATTCCTATTGTTGTTTAGCTTCACAATGATTATTCCTATGGTTATTAATAAATATCTTAGCTTTGAATGGAAAAATTTTTTAGCTGGGTTCATCATCACCTCTGCATTTGGCGTAGCTTTTATTTTTCTGGGTAAATTAAATAAGTTGCATGGCATGTCGGCAATTTTCATGATTACTAGTTGCACATGGATTGTTTCTTCTTTGTTTGCAGCTATTCCATTTTACCTCAGCAATCTAAGTTACGTTGACGCGCTATTTGAAGCAATATCTGGTATTACAACAACAGGGGCAACTGTTTTTAACAATATTGAAGAGCAATCTCCAGGAATATTGCTATGGAGAGCAATGCTGCACGGCATAGGTGGCCTTGGTATAATAACTATAGGAATTGCAGTTTTTCCTAGTTTCAAGATTCTGAGCCTGAATAACTTACTCTATTCTGAATATTCAGACGCTACCAAAAAGAGATTGCCACATACACGAAGCGTAGTAATTCACATTACAGCAATATACTACAGCCTTATCTTATTATGCATATTTTTTTATTATTTAGCTGGTATGTCGCTATTTGATGCTATATGCCATGGCATGTCTACCGTATCAACTGGTGGATTTGCTAACTATAGCAACTCTATAGGACACTACAATAACCCTATGCTCGAAGTTATAACAATTATCTTTATGATTTTGGGCTCTCTGCCTTTTCTTAGTTATTTAAAAATCATAAGACGTTTAGACATTTGCCATGATGAACAGGTCTCTTATTTTATTAGGATAGTCATTATCTCGTCCCTATTTACTTATTTCTGGTTATATAAAAATGTTGATTTAGGGGCCGCTTTATCATTTAGATATAGCACATTTACTGCCACATCTTTGGTTACATCAACAGGTCATACAATTTGCAATCATATAAATTGGAGCTTTGTTTCAGTCCTAGCTTTTTTTCTAACATTTGTTGGTGGGTGCAGTGGCTCTGCAAGCGGTGGTATAAAAATCTTCCGAATGATCGTGCTTTTAAGATCTATAAGAAATTACTTTCACCTTTTATTAAACTCAGATGCAGATGATAGAGTAAAATTTAATGGTAGAACCTTGGAAAATGATGAAATCCACTCTGTTTTTGTATTTTTTGCAATTTATATATTAACGTTCACTGTTTCATCAATAGTGATGTCTTACTTAAGTAATGCTGATTTTATAACTAGCATTAGCTCTGTTTCTGCAATGCTTACAAACTCTGGTCCAGGATTCAGTAGTTTAATAGGCCCTTCAGGTAACTACTCTTCTTTTAGTAGTGAAGTAAAGCTACTCTTATCAGCTTTAATGCTGCTTGGTAGGCTTGAAATATTGCCAATTTATTTTTGCGCATACAGCTTATTCTCAAAGAAGTAA
- a CDS encoding SWIM zinc finger domain-containing protein, with protein MRLNYKDIRDFIKESYITKGRGYFDDGMVQIVSVNESHAESNVTGSSVYQVTLKHNGQYLTGKCSCPALGYCGPCKHMAATCFALIQLDRQEYRSSLEYVDEQDRLEKLLIKKTKQELIPIIVRFSDRHPEILEELEDEEYEEYRLCHSK; from the coding sequence ATGAGGTTAAATTATAAAGATATCAGAGATTTTATTAAAGAATCTTATATCACCAAAGGAAGAGGTTATTTCGATGATGGAATGGTACAAATCGTATCTGTTAATGAATCTCACGCTGAATCAAATGTGACTGGATCAAGCGTATATCAGGTCACATTGAAACACAACGGTCAATACCTTACTGGAAAATGTTCCTGCCCTGCATTAGGATATTGTGGTCCGTGTAAGCATATGGCTGCAACATGTTTTGCTTTGATTCAACTTGATAGACAGGAATATCGTTCATCTCTAGAATATGTTGATGAACAAGATCGCCTTGAAAAGTTGCTAATTAAAAAAACAAAACAAGAGCTCATTCCAATAATCGTTCGTTTTAGTGATCGTCACCCAGAGATTCTTGAAGAATTAGAGGATGAAGAATATGAGGAATATAGGCTGTGCCACTCCAAGTAA
- a CDS encoding phage portal protein, whose translation MNFNIFQKKKTQVFTKHSALQLMMEPSWSKRDYVSFAEEGYIKNVIAFRAINMIATAAASVPFTLCQFTQQGKSQLKIHPLLKLLYSPSPITSKSEFIEGIVTYRLISGNAYMLMIESQNNKKPPTELYLLRPDRVEIVPGRNNVPYIYRYTVNNNSYDFKVDKLTGRSAVLHLKTFNPLNDWYGLSPIEAAAYSIDQHNQAGAWNQAMLQNGARPSGAIVVKSAKDGTGGNLSQEQYQRLKVQINDHYSGPVNAGRPILLEGGLEWKEMSLSPRDMDFIESKHSSARDIALAFGVPPQLLGIPGDNTYSNLAEARLSLWEQTILPTLDNIVCHLNSWLVPKFGNDLCLSYDKDAIEILMEKRQKLWKYVENASFMTLNEKREAFGLPPMHGGDKLS comes from the coding sequence ATGAATTTCAACATTTTTCAAAAAAAGAAAACTCAAGTATTTACTAAACATTCCGCTTTGCAGCTCATGATGGAACCAAGCTGGAGTAAGCGTGATTATGTGAGTTTTGCTGAAGAGGGTTACATCAAAAATGTTATTGCTTTTCGTGCGATAAATATGATTGCAACTGCTGCAGCTTCAGTGCCATTTACTCTCTGCCAGTTTACTCAGCAGGGGAAATCACAATTGAAAATCCACCCATTATTAAAATTGCTCTATTCTCCGAGTCCGATAACATCCAAATCAGAGTTTATAGAAGGTATTGTGACTTATCGGCTAATTAGTGGAAATGCTTACATGCTTATGATTGAGTCACAAAATAACAAAAAACCACCAACGGAACTTTACCTTTTGCGCCCAGATAGGGTTGAAATCGTGCCTGGAAGAAATAATGTTCCTTATATTTATCGCTATACGGTAAACAATAACAGTTACGATTTTAAAGTTGATAAGCTAACAGGGCGCTCAGCAGTGCTGCATTTAAAAACCTTTAACCCATTGAATGATTGGTATGGCCTATCACCGATTGAAGCCGCTGCATATAGCATAGACCAACACAATCAAGCAGGTGCTTGGAACCAGGCAATGCTACAAAATGGAGCAAGGCCAAGTGGTGCAATAGTGGTGAAATCAGCAAAAGATGGAACTGGTGGAAATTTAAGTCAAGAGCAATACCAACGCTTGAAAGTGCAGATAAATGATCATTACTCTGGTCCAGTGAATGCAGGAAGACCGATATTACTTGAAGGAGGGTTGGAGTGGAAAGAAATGAGTTTATCACCAAGAGATATGGATTTCATTGAATCCAAGCACAGTTCAGCCCGTGATATTGCTCTGGCTTTTGGAGTGCCGCCACAGTTACTTGGCATACCAGGTGATAACACTTATAGCAATTTAGCCGAAGCTCGTTTATCCCTTTGGGAACAGACAATTTTACCAACACTGGACAATATAGTCTGCCACTTAAATTCTTGGCTAGTGCCAAAATTTGGTAACGATTTATGCTTATCGTATGACAAAGATGCGATAGAAATCCTAATGGAAAAAAGACAAAAATTGTGGAAATACGTAGAAAACGCAAGCTTCATGACACTCAATGAAAAAAGAGAAGCCTTCGGCTTACCACCAATGCATGGTGGTGATAAATTGAGTTAA
- a CDS encoding TrbC/VirB2 family protein — MKFFNILIVTLILSFAFDANADDTTRTICNIVDYTKTLGGPMITIVIIGAALLSIFGRMPWPALFALGMFTAAFFGAPAIVKAITGVEACGDTPESACTKAGKKWDPTAKTCA, encoded by the coding sequence ATAAAATTTTTCAACATTCTAATTGTAACTTTAATTCTCTCTTTTGCGTTTGATGCAAATGCTGATGACACAACAAGGACAATATGCAATATAGTAGACTATACCAAGACACTAGGTGGCCCAATGATCACAATAGTGATAATTGGTGCAGCTTTGCTTTCGATATTTGGTAGAATGCCGTGGCCTGCGCTTTTTGCACTTGGCATGTTTACTGCTGCGTTTTTTGGTGCCCCTGCAATTGTAAAGGCAATAACAGGAGTGGAAGCATGTGGCGATACTCCAGAATCAGCGTGTACTAAGGCTGGGAAAAAATGGGATCCAACAGCCAAGACATGTGCTTAA
- a CDS encoding TrbC/VirB2 family protein, translating to MKKFLLFVVFLFFAFNVNAANFSNKKGDKFYNSKVTDHPSWFMCSIVYYFRYIGAPIITLVIIGAALLAIFGRMPWPALFALGMFTAVFFGAHCIVRYVAPIDTHSCYSKTYKPSPVPLGARVLGDELSSMDTYGWFDWLKFW from the coding sequence ATGAAAAAATTTCTTTTATTTGTTGTTTTTCTATTTTTTGCATTTAATGTAAATGCTGCTAATTTTAGTAACAAAAAAGGCGACAAGTTTTATAACTCAAAAGTTACAGACCATCCATCATGGTTCATGTGCTCTATCGTTTACTACTTTCGTTATATAGGTGCACCGATTATTACGTTAGTAATAATCGGTGCAGCCTTGCTTGCAATATTTGGCAGAATGCCGTGGCCAGCACTTTTTGCACTTGGCATGTTTACTGCTGTGTTTTTTGGTGCACATTGTATTGTAAGGTATGTAGCACCTATAGATACACATAGCTGTTACAGTAAAACTTATAAGCCATCTCCTGTTCCTCTGGGAGCTAGGGTACTTGGTGATGAACTTTCATCTATGGATACATACGGATGGTTTGATTGGTTGAAATTTTGGTAA
- a CDS encoding substrate-binding domain-containing protein — translation MFRNFLLILIFTVFIPLSTVEARKYIRIVGSSTVFPFISFIAEEFNRVFSFKTPIVESIGSGSGFKMFCSGTGEDTPDITTSSRPMKEVERELCKRNNVNDVIEIIIGYDGIVVANSNQSHRFDFSKKDIFDTLSAYSPNDKKLVKNDKKFWSDVNYTLPKTEIEIYGPYQNTGTYETLINFIMLDQYSCMNSRVFKENYENKEERKKACSNIRDDGRYIEVGINENIIIQKLKSNRNALGIFSFSFLMRNQDKIQGSTIAGIEPNYENISSGKYILARPLYLYIKKEHLGTVDGLREFIREVIDSISTESGYLFRLGLIPLSSEDIKKVSAKVHDIT, via the coding sequence ATGTTTAGAAATTTCCTACTGATTTTGATATTCACAGTATTCATACCGCTGTCAACAGTTGAAGCAAGAAAATATATTCGAATTGTTGGATCTTCAACTGTTTTTCCTTTTATCTCATTTATAGCTGAAGAATTTAACCGCGTGTTTTCCTTTAAAACTCCAATTGTGGAATCAATCGGTAGCGGATCTGGATTCAAAATGTTCTGCTCTGGAACAGGCGAAGATACTCCAGATATAACCACTTCATCTCGCCCTATGAAAGAAGTAGAAAGAGAGTTATGTAAACGCAATAACGTAAATGACGTGATAGAGATTATTATTGGCTATGATGGAATTGTCGTTGCAAATTCAAACCAAAGTCATAGATTTGATTTCTCAAAAAAAGATATATTTGATACTTTATCTGCATACTCTCCAAATGACAAAAAATTAGTAAAAAATGACAAAAAATTTTGGTCTGATGTAAACTATACCTTACCAAAAACAGAAATTGAGATTTATGGTCCATACCAGAATACAGGTACATACGAAACTTTGATTAATTTCATTATGCTTGATCAATATTCCTGCATGAACTCAAGAGTTTTCAAAGAGAATTATGAAAATAAAGAAGAAAGAAAAAAAGCCTGCAGCAATATAAGAGATGATGGAAGATACATAGAAGTTGGGATTAACGAGAATATCATAATACAAAAACTAAAAAGCAACAGAAATGCCTTGGGAATATTTAGTTTCAGCTTTTTAATGAGAAACCAAGATAAAATACAAGGAAGCACCATTGCAGGAATTGAACCAAATTATGAAAATATATCGTCAGGGAAATACATATTAGCAAGACCCTTATACCTTTATATAAAGAAAGAGCACTTAGGCACTGTTGATGGATTAAGGGAGTTTATCAGAGAGGTCATAGACTCCATCAGCACTGAAAGTGGGTACCTATTTAGGTTAGGTCTAATCCCACTTTCAAGCGAAGACATAAAGAAAGTTTCAGCGAAAGTCCATGACATAACTTGA
- a CDS encoding IS4 family transposase — protein sequence MFYYKEIISKLPKAVLDEIGKAVGVDYKVGKLTGENIFNLLLYSILEKNELSLRTIEENYRRMFCLNTRHSSVASRLKTIPIKYFERIFSFVLQSFCNQKDQEKLLIIDSTTLQLSSKLLQSAIPWRGGAKNMVKCTVATDGRFAKLLNLYTQAKGSSDSTSFREMILNHGQESICIFDRGLQKRATFEEFIDKGIHFITRGNDNIRYQIVRIHGKVAGMQTGTLELMEDVVVRLGQKGSRFLSFEIRLIKAQNRQNGEVLTFLTNIYEMSAEEVCALYKRRWSIEVFFKFIKQELNTKHFLGHSKNTILVTLYMILIASVLLTEYRKRSEIKSYKFARRAFMNELRLEILKPVIEYCGGNPEKVYDYYLFHFP from the coding sequence GTGTTTTATTACAAAGAAATAATATCAAAATTGCCGAAAGCAGTGTTAGATGAAATAGGCAAAGCGGTTGGCGTTGATTACAAAGTGGGCAAACTTACGGGAGAAAATATATTTAATTTACTGCTGTACAGCATATTGGAGAAAAACGAGCTGAGCTTGCGGACTATCGAGGAAAATTATCGTCGGATGTTTTGCCTGAATACGCGCCATTCATCGGTGGCAAGCCGCTTAAAAACGATACCAATTAAGTACTTCGAAAGAATTTTTTCGTTCGTTTTACAAAGTTTTTGTAACCAAAAAGACCAAGAAAAGCTATTAATTATAGATTCCACAACCCTGCAGTTATCGAGCAAATTACTGCAATCTGCAATACCATGGCGTGGTGGTGCAAAGAATATGGTAAAGTGCACCGTTGCCACTGACGGCAGGTTTGCAAAGTTGCTGAACTTGTATACTCAAGCCAAGGGCTCCTCTGACAGCACATCGTTCCGGGAAATGATTTTAAATCACGGTCAAGAGTCGATTTGCATATTTGATCGAGGACTGCAAAAACGTGCAACTTTCGAGGAGTTTATAGATAAAGGCATACATTTTATCACACGTGGCAACGATAATATTCGTTATCAAATTGTGCGTATCCACGGAAAAGTTGCAGGCATGCAGACTGGAACGCTTGAGCTAATGGAAGATGTAGTAGTCAGGCTGGGGCAAAAAGGTTCAAGATTTTTGTCGTTTGAAATCAGGCTAATTAAAGCGCAAAATCGACAGAATGGCGAAGTTCTCACATTTTTGACTAATATTTATGAAATGTCTGCTGAAGAAGTCTGCGCTCTTTACAAAAGGCGCTGGTCAATAGAAGTTTTCTTCAAATTTATCAAGCAGGAGCTCAACACGAAGCATTTTCTTGGACATAGCAAAAACACAATTTTGGTCACACTATACATGATTCTTATTGCTTCGGTTTTATTAACAGAATACAGAAAACGCAGCGAAATCAAGAGTTATAAGTTTGCAAGGAGAGCTTTTATGAATGAACTCAGGCTTGAAATCCTAAAACCTGTCATTGAATATTGTGGTGGAAACCCAGAAAAAGTCTACGATTATTACCTTTTTCACTTTCCATAA